The following coding sequences are from one Cercospora beticola chromosome 4, complete sequence window:
- the SEC23 gene encoding GTPase-activating protein S23 yields MDYEALKDQWSEIEDRDGIRLSWNTFPSSRMEASRLVVPIGALYTPLKEKEDGTPLLQYEPVTCKPPCRAVLNPFCQVDMRARIWICPFCLQRNNLPPHYKDISESQIPPELHPQSTTIEYRLARPAPTPPIFLFVVDTCQEEDSLKALRDSIINALSFLPPHALVGLITYGTMAQVHELGYTECAKSYVFRGNKDYGAKQVQEMLGLGGARPGMQPQPQPGRPAVAPPVGGAQARFLLPVQQCEFQLTNVLESLQKDPWPVANDKRAIRCTGVALSVATGLLETSFQNSGARVMLFTGGAATEGPGMVVGPELKEQIRSHHDIDRDNIKYYKKALKFYDTLAKRVAHNGHVIDIFAGCLDQVGLLEMKGLANSTGGHMILTDSFTSSMYKQSFTKIFDVDANDNLKMGFNASLEVLTTKELKVTGLIGHAVSLNKKSSSVGETECGIGNTCSWKMCGIDPSASYGVYFEIASQGGPAAPMQQGPQKGLIQFLTYYQHSGGQYHLRVTTVGRNMSGPSGDPAIAQSFDQEAAAVLMSRIAVFKAEVDDGPDVLRWVDRMLIRLCSRFAEYRKDDPSSFRLEKNFTLYPQFMFHLRRSQFLQVFNNSPDETAFYRHVLNHEDVSNSLIMIQPTLDSYTFDQEGAVPVLLDSTSIQPTTILLLDTFFHILIFHGETMAEWRKAGYQDMEGYENFRELLDAPKQDAKDLIQDRFPLPRFIVCDAGGSQARFLLAKLNPSTTHTSSSYGGVSQSAQTIFTDDVSLQTFMDHLMKLAVSGTG; encoded by the exons ATGGACTACGAAGCGCTCAAGGACCAGTGGTCCGAGATCGAAGATCGCGATGGAATCCGACTGTCGTGGAACACGTTTCCCTCATCGCGCATGGAGGCCAGCAGGCTGGTCGTCCCCATTGGAGCTCTCTACACTCCGCTGAAGGAAAAGGAGGATGGCACTCCGCTGCTACAATACGAGCCCGTCACTTGCAAACCGCCATGTCGAGCCGTACTCAACCCCTTCTGCCAAGTGGATATGCGAGCGCGGATATGGATCTGCCCATTCTGCCTGCAGCGCAACAACCTCCCACCACACTACAAGGACATCAGCGAGAGCCAGATCCCTCCTGAGCTGCACCCTCAGAGCACCACTATCGAGTACCGTTTGGCGAGACCGGCCCCTACTCCACCAATCTTTCTCTTCGTTGTGGATACCTGTCAAGAGGAGGACTCACTGAAGGCATTGCGGGACAGCATTATCAATGCTCTCTCTTTCTTGCCTCCACATGCTCTGGTGGGCTTGATCACATACGGCACAATGGCACAAGTGCACGAGCTGGGCTACACCGAATGCGCAAAGAGCTACGTCTTCCGCGGCAACAAGGATTATGGCGCAAAGCAGGTGCAGGAGATGTTGGGTTTGGGAGGAGCCAGACCTGGTATGCAACCACAGCCACAGCCCGGCCGACCAGCTGTTGCACCCCCAGTAGGGGGTGCTCAGGCACGATTCTTGCTTCCGGTGCAGCAGTGCGAGTTTCAGCTCACCAATGTACTGGAGAGCCTGCAGAAGGACCCATGGCCAGTTGCCAACGACAAGCGTGCCATTCGATGCACCGGTGTTGCGCTGTCTGTGGCAACCGGCTTGCTCGAGACCAGCTTCCAGAACTCTGGTGCACGCGTCATGCTGTTCACAGGAGGCGCGGCCACAGAAGGACCTGGAATGGTTGTGGGTCCTGAGCTGAAGGAGCAGATCCGTTCCCACCACGACATTGATCGCGACAACATCAAGTACTACAAGAAGGCGCTCAAGTTCTACGACACCCTCGCGAAGCGCGTGGCGCACAATGGGCACGTAATTGACATTTTCGCTGGATGTCTGGACCAGGTTGGTCTGCTCGAGATGAAGGGCCTAGCCAATAGCACTGGTGGCCACATGATCTTGACAGATTCTTTCACATCGTCCATGTACAAGCAGTCTTTCACGAAGATCTTTGATGTGGATGCAAATGATAACTTGAAGATGGGCTTCAACGCATCGCTTGAGGTTTTGACGACGAAAGAGCTCAAGGTTACGGGCCTGATCGGCCATGCTGTGTCTCTCAACAAGAAATCGAGCTCGGTTGGCGAGACAGAGTGTGGTATCGGCAACACTtgcagctggaagatgtgTGGTATCGATCCATCAGCCTCGTATGGTGTGTACTTTGAGATCGCCAGCCAAGGTGGTCCAGCTGCACCCATGCAACAAGGTCCACAAAAGGGCCTGATCCAATTCCTCACATACTATCAACACAGCGGAGGGCAGTACCATCTGCGTGTGACGACGGTCGGACGAAACATGAGCGGACCGAGCGGTGATCCAGCCATCGCACAGTCGTTcgaccaagaagctgcagcagttcTGATGAGCAGGATCGCAGTCTTCAAGGCGGAAGTCGACGATGGTCCAGACGTCCTCCGTTGGGTCGACCGCATGCTGATCAGGCTCTGCTCGCGCTTCGCAGAATACCGGAAAGACGACCCTTCATCATTCCGACTGGAGAAGAACTTCACCCTCTACCCACAATTTATGTTCCATCTGCGTCGATCACAATTCTTGCAAGTCTTCAATAACTCACCCGACGAGACTGCATTCTACCGACACGTACTGAATCATGAAGATGTGTCAAACTCGCTCATCATGATTCAGCCCACTTTGGACTCTTACACATTCGACCAAGAAGGCGCTGTTCCCGTGCTGCTCGACTCTACATCGATTCAGCCAACGACTATTCTGCTTCTCGACACTTTCTTCcacatcctcatcttccacgGAGAGACTATGGCAGAGTGGCGAAAAGCTGGCTATCAGGATATGGAAGGATACGAGAACTTCCGAGAGCTCCTCGATGCGCCGAAGCAAGATGCAAAG GACCTCATCCAAGACCGATTCCCTCTGCCCCGTTTCATCGTCTGCGACGCCGGCGGCTCACAGGCTCGTTTCCTCCTCGCCAAGCTCAACCCTTCGACAACGCACACATCCTCCAGTTATGGTGGTGTCAGTCAATCCGCACAGACTATCTTCACGGATGATGTCAGTTTGCAGACGTTCATGGATCACTTGATGAAGTTGGCTGTCAGCGGCACGGGATAG
- a CDS encoding uncharacterized protein (CAZy:GH3): protein MRLTVSTAAFLATITTFVQADADDIAVGHHIIWSYPAPNIPDELLTATRDGKVSGVIFYSENIDKANDLPGQIRNLQNAYRQSPSYPGYPLLLVTDQEGGIVNRLPGGPSTSAKSIGSSSDPLTSATQAGQTVAQIFSQFGINGDLAPVLDVHRNENDFTDREQRSFSSDPNIVSSSAAAWISALQSQNYPATAKHFPGLGAAAADENTDLKPVTINLSADELRGTDMLPYTAAINQSNVKMIMTSWAIYPALDSDNPAGLSRNIVQGELRQRLGFRGVTITDALEAGSIKALGSTGDLAVRAVQAGMDIVLASVRLVSQGQEAHEGIVRALREGWIDRGEFDAATQRIVDLRRSLPH, encoded by the coding sequence ATGCGATTGACTGTATCAACAGCCGCCTTCCTggccaccatcaccaccttcGTCCAAGCAGACGCAGACGACATAGCCGTCGGCCACCACATAATCTGGTCCTACCCAGCCCCCAACATCCCCGATGAACTCCTCACCGCAACCCGCGACGGCAAAGTCAGCGGCGTAATCTTCTACAGCGAAAACATCGACAAAGCCAACGACCTGCCCGGCCAAATCCGCAACCTCCAAAACGCCTACCGCCAATCACCTTCCTACCCAGGCTACCCCCTCCTCCTGGTAACAGACCAAGAAGGCGGAATCGTAAACCGCCTCCCAGGCGgcccctccacctccgccaaatCCATCGGTTCCTCCTCCGACCCTCTAACCTCCGCAACTCAAGCCGGCCAAACCGTAGCTCAAATCTTCTCCCAATTCGGCATAAACGGCGACCTCGCCCCCGTCCTCGACGTCCACAGAAACGAAAACGACTTTACAGATCGTGAACAACGTTCTTTCTCTTCAGACCCCAACATCGTCTCATCCTCCGCCGCAGCGTGGATCTCAGCTCTCCAATCACAGAATTATCCCGCAACAGCGAAACATTTTCCCGGATTAGGTGCTGCGGCAGCAGATGAGAATACAGATCTCAAGCCCGTGACGATTAATCTCTCAGCTGATGAGTTACGAGGAACGGATATGTTACCTTATACTGCAGCGATCAATCAAAGTAACGTCAAAATGATCATGACGTCTTGGGCGATTTATCCTGCGTTGGATTCAGACAACCCAGCTGGATTGAGTCGGAATATTGTGCAAGGGGAGTTGAGACAGAGATTGGGGTTTAGGGGTGTGACGATTACGGATGCGTTGGAGGCGGGGAGTATTAAGGCTTTGGGGAGTACGGGGGATTTGGCGGTGAGAGCTGTGCAGGCGGGGATGGACATTGTGTTGGCGTCGGTGAGGTTGGTGAGTCAGGGACAGGAGGCACATGAGGGGATTGTGAGGGCTTTGAGGGAGGGGTGGATTGATCGGGGGGAATTTGATGCTGCGACGCAGAGGATTGTGGATTTGAGGAGGAGTTTGCCGCATTGA
- the ASN1 gene encoding asparagine synthetase (MEROPS:MER0034539~BUSCO:EOG09261145), with protein sequence MCGIFACHHHDDIQKFRPTAIRMGKQIKHRGPDWSGNHTANSTILVHERLSIVGVDTGSQPLLNEDQSIALAVNGEIYNHKILRGKGLAKSYPFKTHSDCEVIIPLYQEYGIDAPRHLDGMFSWVLHDKKADRLIAARDPIGITTFYIGRDSKSPKAVYFASELKCLHPVCDQIEAFPPGHVYDSSTDKLTRYFDPKWLTEPTNIPTTPLDLKLLRETFERSVRKRLMAEVPYGVLLSGGLDSSLVASIAQRETLRLQKEYAKKRALLSQGTNSPTLNGVANGQVPLAESPEEELAGIDEDYHLSSVPVLSQLNSFSIGLPGSPDTIAAQEVAKYLGTRHHSFTFTIQEGLDALFDVIYHLETYDVTTIRASTPMFLLSRKIKAMGVKMVLSGEGSDEIFGGYLYFHNAPDKAAFHEETVRRVKNLHLADCLRANKSTSAWGVEARVPFLDKQFLELAMAIDPAEKMIQKPERIEKYILRKAFDTEGEPGAKPYLPSKILWRQKEQFSDGVGYGWIDGLKDEAAKVVTDEQMKEENMRKDKPFWGDDLPDSKEAYWYRCMFDEHFPPYCASTVMRWTPTWSKQTDPSGRAIGVHEQAYKDQ encoded by the exons ATGTGCGGCATCTTCGCCTGTCATCA CCACGATGACATCCAGAAATTCCGGCCCACGGCCATTCGCATGGGCAAGCAGATCAAGCATCGCGGCCCCGACTGGAGCGGCAACCATACCGCCAACAGCACCATCCTCGTGCACGAGCGTCTGTCCATTGTCGGCGTCGACACCGGCTCGCAGCCCCTCCTCAACGAAGACCAGTCGATTGCTCTGGCCGTCAATGGCGAAATCTACAACCACAAGATCCTGCGTGGCAAGGGTTTGGCCAAGTCATATCCCTTCAAGACGCACTCGGATTGTGAAGTGATTATTCCCCTCTACCAAGAATATGGCATTGACGCCCCGCGACACTTGGATGGCATGTTCAGCTGGGTGCTGCACGACAAGAAGGCTGATCGTCTGATCGCTGCGAGAGATCCCATTGGCATCACCACCTTCTACATCGGCCGCGACAGCAAATCGCCCAAAGCCGTCTACTTTGCCAGCGAGTTGAAATGTCTGCATCCTGTGTGCGACCAGATCGAGGCCTTCCCTCCCGGCCATGTCTACGACAGCTCGACAGACAAGCTCACGAGATACTTCGATCCCAAATGGCTGACCGAGCCCACCAACATCCCTACCACGCCCCTCGActtgaagctgctgcgcgaGACATTCGAGAGATCCGTGAGGAAGAGACTGATGGCGGAAGTCCCATACGGTGTGCTCCTCAGTGGTGGTTTGGACAGCTCGTTGGTGGCGTCGATTGCACAACGTGAGACATTACGTCTCCAGAAAGAGTATGCGAAGAAGCGGGCCTTGCTGTCGCAGGGAACCAACAGCCCTACGTTGAACGGCGTTGCCAACGGGCAAGTGCCGTTAGCCGAATCTCCCGAAGAGGAGCTTGCAGGCATTGACGAGGACTACCACCTGAGCTCGGTGCCTGTCTTGTCTCAGCTCAACTCTTTTTCCATTGGCTTGCCAGGGTCACCAGACACCATTGCTGCGCAAGAAGTCGCCAAGTATCTCGGCACTAGGCATCACTCTTTCACCTTCACCATCCAAGAAGGTCTCGATGCTCTGTTCGACGTCATTTACCACTTGGAGACCTACGACGTGACCACCATTCGCGCTAGTACTCCCATGTTCCTGCTATCGCGGAAGATCAAGGCCATGGGCGTGAAGATGGTCTTGTCTGGTGAGGGTTCTGATGAAATCTTTGGCGGATATCTTTACTTCCACAATGCACCAGACAAGGCTGCCTTCCACGAGGAGACGGTCCGCCGAGTCAAGAACTTGCACTTGGCAGACTGTCTCCGCGCCAACAAGTCCACGTCAGCTTGGGGCGTAGAGGCACGCGTACCGTTCTTGGACAAGCAATTCCTTGAACTCGCCATGGCCATCGACCCTGCTGAGAAAATGATTCAGAAGCCTGAGCGTATCGAAAAGTACATTTTGCGAAAAGCTTTCGACACAGAAGGTGAGCCCGGAGCCAAGCCATACTTGCCGAGCAAGATCCTGTGGAGACAAAAGGAACAATTCTCCGATGGTGTCGGCTATGGCTGGATTGACGGCCTCAAAGACGAGGCCGCCAAGGTGGTCACCGATGAGCagatgaaggaggagaaCATGCGTAAAGACAAGCCCTTCTGGGGTGATGATCTCCCCGACTCCAAGGAGGCTTACTGGTATCGCTGCATGTTTGACGAGCATTTCCCACCTTACTGTGCCAGCACTGTTATGCGATGGACGCCTACTTGGAGCAAGCAGACGGATCCTTCAGGCCGTGCAATTGGCGTTCACGAGCAGGCTTACAAGGATCAGTAG